A genomic region of Streptomyces sp. R33 contains the following coding sequences:
- the rfbB gene encoding dTDP-glucose 4,6-dehydratase, whose protein sequence is MRILVTGGAGFIGSEFVRQQLGADASARITVFDKLTYSGVEANLAPVADHPGYRFVKGDICDAEAVDQVMPGHDVVVHFAAESHVDRSIAGAGPFVMTNVVGTQVLLDAARKHGVGRFVHISTDEVYGSITEGSWTEEWPLVPNSPYSASKASSDLLALAYARTHGMDVVVTRCSNNYGHYQFPEKVIPLFVSNLMDGKKVPLYGNGGNVRDWLHVSDHCRGIDLAMRKGRAGEVYNIGGGTELTNKELTGVLLEAAGLGWDMVEQVEDRKGHDLRYSIDISKIGAELGYAPQVTFEDGIAATIEWYRENRAWWEPLKAKAALQK, encoded by the coding sequence ATGCGCATCCTCGTGACCGGCGGCGCCGGCTTCATCGGTTCAGAATTCGTTCGCCAGCAGCTCGGTGCAGACGCATCGGCTCGGATCACGGTTTTCGACAAACTGACCTACTCCGGTGTCGAAGCCAATCTCGCCCCGGTCGCCGACCACCCCGGTTACCGCTTCGTCAAGGGCGACATCTGCGACGCCGAGGCCGTCGACCAGGTCATGCCCGGGCACGACGTCGTGGTGCACTTCGCCGCCGAGTCCCACGTGGACCGCTCGATCGCCGGCGCGGGTCCGTTCGTGATGACCAACGTCGTGGGCACGCAGGTCCTGCTGGACGCCGCCCGCAAGCACGGCGTCGGCCGCTTCGTCCACATCTCCACCGACGAGGTGTACGGCTCGATCACCGAGGGCTCCTGGACCGAGGAGTGGCCGCTGGTCCCGAACTCCCCGTACTCCGCCTCCAAGGCCTCGTCCGACCTGCTGGCCCTGGCCTACGCCCGCACGCACGGCATGGACGTCGTCGTCACGCGCTGCTCCAACAACTACGGGCACTACCAGTTCCCGGAGAAGGTCATCCCGCTGTTCGTCTCGAACCTGATGGACGGCAAGAAGGTCCCGCTGTACGGCAACGGCGGCAACGTCCGCGACTGGCTGCACGTCTCCGACCACTGCCGCGGCATCGACCTGGCCATGCGCAAGGGCCGCGCCGGCGAGGTCTACAACATCGGCGGCGGCACCGAGCTCACCAACAAGGAGCTCACCGGCGTGCTGCTCGAGGCGGCCGGCCTCGGCTGGGACATGGTCGAGCAGGTCGAGGACCGCAAGGGCCACGACCTCCGCTACTCCATCGACATCAGCAAGATCGGCGCGGAGCTGGGCTACGCCCCGCAGGTCACCTTCGAGGACGGCATCGCCGCCACGATCGAGTGGTACCGCGAGAACCGCGCCTGGTGGGAGCCGCTGAAGGCGAAGGCGGCCCTGCAGAAGTGA
- the rfbA gene encoding glucose-1-phosphate thymidylyltransferase RfbA — MRGILLAGGTGSRLWPLTRAVSKQLLPVFDKPMIYYPLSTLVMAGISEILVITTPEDRAQFERLLGDGSQFGIRLEYAVQERPEGIAQAFVLGADFIGDESVALILGDNIFHGSGLGTRLAEHTDSKGGRVFAYPVADPTAYGVVEFDENGQAISIEEKPVKPKSRYAVPGLYFYDNRVVEIARTLKPSARGELEITAVNDAYLQAGELNVTILDRGTAWLDTGTFVSMVQASEFVRVIEERQGFKIGCIEEAAWRAGLIDSAQLRELAQPLLKSGYGDYLISLLDEESSR, encoded by the coding sequence ATGCGTGGAATTCTCTTGGCCGGTGGCACCGGATCCCGACTCTGGCCGCTGACCCGGGCAGTCTCGAAGCAGCTGCTCCCGGTCTTCGACAAGCCGATGATCTATTACCCGCTCTCCACCCTGGTCATGGCCGGAATCAGTGAGATTCTCGTCATCACCACGCCGGAGGACCGGGCCCAGTTCGAGCGACTGCTCGGCGACGGCTCCCAGTTCGGCATCCGGCTGGAGTACGCGGTCCAGGAGCGCCCCGAGGGCATCGCCCAGGCCTTCGTGCTCGGCGCCGACTTCATCGGCGACGAGTCCGTCGCCCTGATCCTCGGCGACAACATCTTCCACGGCAGCGGTCTCGGCACCCGCCTGGCGGAGCACACCGACTCCAAGGGCGGCCGGGTCTTCGCGTACCCGGTGGCGGACCCGACGGCGTACGGCGTGGTCGAGTTCGACGAGAACGGCCAGGCCATCTCCATCGAGGAGAAGCCGGTCAAGCCCAAGTCCCGCTACGCGGTGCCCGGTCTGTACTTCTACGACAACCGCGTCGTCGAGATCGCCCGCACCCTGAAGCCCAGCGCGCGCGGCGAACTGGAGATCACCGCGGTCAACGACGCGTACCTCCAGGCCGGTGAGCTGAATGTCACCATCCTCGACCGCGGCACCGCCTGGCTCGACACGGGGACGTTCGTCTCCATGGTCCAGGCCTCGGAGTTCGTCCGCGTGATCGAGGAGCGCCAGGGCTTCAAGATCGGCTGCATCGAGGAAGCGGCCTGGCGGGCCGGCCTCATCGACTCCGCGCAGCTGCGCGAGCTGGCCCAGCCGCTGCTCAAGAGCGGTTACGGCGACTACCTGATCAGCCTGCTCGACGAGGAGTCCTCCCGGTGA
- the rfbC gene encoding dTDP-4-dehydrorhamnose 3,5-epimerase, with product MKFRQLSIEGAYEITPQLHGDPRGLFTEWYRFDKLSEVVGHPLNLAQANLSVSSRGVVRGIHFADVPRGQAKYVTCVRGAVLDVIVDLRVGSPTFGRWEGVRLDDVDRRAVYIPEGLGHGFCALSDDATLSYLCSETYNPTGEHSVHPLDADLGIDWPAEVPLLSARDEAAPTLAEAIESGLLPDYAVCKEFTESLRVTG from the coding sequence GTGAAGTTCCGCCAGCTCTCGATAGAGGGTGCCTACGAGATCACCCCGCAGCTGCACGGCGACCCGCGCGGCCTGTTCACCGAGTGGTACCGCTTCGACAAGCTGTCCGAGGTCGTCGGCCACCCGCTGAACCTGGCGCAGGCGAACCTGTCGGTGTCCTCGCGCGGCGTGGTCCGCGGCATCCACTTCGCCGACGTACCGCGCGGCCAGGCCAAGTACGTGACCTGCGTACGGGGTGCCGTGCTCGACGTCATCGTGGACCTGCGGGTCGGCTCCCCGACCTTCGGCCGCTGGGAGGGTGTCCGCCTCGACGACGTGGACCGCCGCGCGGTCTACATCCCGGAGGGCCTGGGCCACGGGTTCTGCGCGCTGAGCGACGACGCCACGCTTTCGTACCTCTGCTCGGAGACGTACAACCCGACCGGCGAGCACTCGGTTCACCCTCTCGATGCGGATCTGGGCATCGACTGGCCGGCGGAGGTCCCGCTGCTGTCCGCCCGTGACGAGGCCGCGCCGACGCTGGCCGAGGCCATCGAGTCGGGCCTGCTGCCCGACTACGCCGTCTGCAAGGAGTTCACCGAGTCCCTGCGCGTGACCGGCTGA
- the tuf gene encoding elongation factor Tu, translated as MAKAKFERTKPHVNIGTIGHIDHGKTTLTAAITKVLHDAYPDLNEASAFDQIDKAPEERQRGITISIAHVEYQTEARHYAHVDCPGHADYIKNMITGAAQMDGAILVVAATDGPMPQTKEHVLLARQVGVPYIVVALNKADMVDDEEILELVELEVRELLSEYEFPGDDLPVVRVSALKALEGDKEWGEKLLGLMSAVDEAIPTPPRDTEKPFLMPVEDVFTITGRGTVVTGRIERGVLKVNETVDIIGIKEEKTTTTVTGIEMFRKLLDEGQAGENVGLLLRGIKREDVERGQVIIKPGSVTPHTEFEAQAYILSKDEGGRHTPFFNNYRPQFYFRTTDVTGVVTLPQGTEMVMPGDNTEMSVALIQPVAMEEGLKFAIREGGRTVGAGQVTKITK; from the coding sequence GTGGCGAAGGCGAAGTTCGAGCGGACTAAGCCGCACGTCAACATCGGCACCATCGGTCACATTGACCACGGTAAGACGACCCTCACGGCCGCCATTACCAAGGTGCTGCACGACGCGTACCCGGACCTGAACGAGGCCTCGGCCTTCGACCAGATCGACAAGGCTCCTGAGGAGCGCCAGCGCGGTATCACCATCTCCATCGCGCACGTCGAGTACCAGACCGAGGCGCGTCACTACGCCCACGTCGACTGCCCGGGTCACGCGGACTACATCAAGAACATGATCACCGGTGCCGCGCAGATGGACGGCGCGATCCTCGTGGTCGCCGCCACCGACGGCCCGATGCCGCAGACCAAGGAGCACGTGCTCCTGGCCCGCCAGGTCGGCGTCCCCTACATCGTCGTCGCCCTGAACAAGGCCGACATGGTGGACGACGAGGAGATCCTGGAGCTCGTCGAGCTCGAGGTCCGTGAGCTGCTCTCCGAGTACGAGTTCCCGGGCGACGACCTGCCGGTCGTCCGCGTCTCCGCGCTGAAGGCCCTCGAGGGCGACAAGGAGTGGGGCGAGAAGCTCCTCGGCCTCATGTCCGCCGTCGACGAGGCCATCCCGACCCCGCCGCGTGACACCGAGAAGCCGTTCCTCATGCCCGTCGAGGACGTCTTCACGATCACCGGTCGCGGTACGGTCGTCACCGGCCGTATCGAGCGTGGTGTCCTGAAGGTCAACGAGACCGTCGACATCATCGGTATCAAGGAAGAGAAGACCACCACCACGGTCACCGGTATCGAGATGTTCCGCAAGCTGCTCGACGAGGGCCAGGCCGGTGAGAACGTCGGTCTGCTCCTCCGTGGCATCAAGCGCGAGGACGTCGAGCGCGGCCAGGTCATCATCAAGCCGGGTTCGGTCACCCCGCACACCGAGTTCGAGGCCCAGGCCTACATCCTGTCGAAGGACGAGGGTGGCCGTCACACCCCGTTCTTCAACAACTACCGCCCGCAGTTCTACTTCCGTACCACGGACGTGACCGGCGTCGTGACCCTCCCGCAGGGCACCGAGATGGTCATGCCGGGCGACAACACCGAGATGTCGGTCGCGCTGATCCAGCCGGTCGCCATGGAGGAGGGCCTGAAGTTCGCCATCCGTGAGGGTGGTCGTACGGTCGGCGCCGGCCAGGTCACCAAGATCACGAAGTAA